GTTTGAAGCAATCAAAGATATGGCGATTGAGGATGTAAAATATGCTTTGGATACAGATAATAAATTAGTTCGTGACGAACGTTTACAGCCAATTGTAGAACGTGTACACGAAAAATTTGACGAACTGTATCCAGATGATATTCCAGTAATTGACGAGTGTTTATATAAATTGCAGAAACACGTGGTACGTACCTGGTTATTAGAGGAACAAAAACGTGTGGATGGCCGTGGCATGGATGAAATCCGTCCTTTGGCTGCTGAAGTTGATTTATTGCCAAGGGTACATGGTTCCGGTATGTTTACACGTGGACAGACCCAAGTGCTTTCTATCGCTACATTGGGACCAATGAGTGATGAACAACGTTTAGACGGGATTGATGAAGTAACTTCCAAACGTTATATGCATCAGTACAATTTCCCATCTTATTCCGTTGGGGAGACCAAACCAAGCAGAGGCCCAGGTAGACGTGAAATTGGTCACGGTGCTTTAGCGGAACGTGCCTTGCTGCCAGTTATCCCATCCGTAGAGGAATTCCCATACGCAATCCGTGTGGTTTCTGAAGTATTATCCTCCAATGGTTCTACTTCCCAAGCTTCTATTTGTGGTTCTACCCTAGCACTGATGGCTGCTGGTGTTCCAATTAAAGCGCCAGTTGCTGGTATTTCCTGTGGCTTGATTACCAGGGAAGATGGTAGCTTTATGACTATGGTAGATATTCAAGGCTTGGAAGACTTCTTCGGTGATATGGACTTTAAAGTAGGTGGTACTCACAAAGGGATTACTGCTATCCAGGTGGATATCAAAGTAGATGGATTAACTCCTGAAATCATTGCGGAAGCATTTGAAAAGACCAGAAAAGCACGTTTGTACATTTTGGATGAAATTATGCTCAAAGCGATTCCAGCGCCAAGAGAAACGGTATCGAAATATGCGCCAAAAATGTTGCAGACTACAATTGATGTGGATAAAATCCGTGATGTTATTGGTACAGGCGGAAAAGTAATCCAAAAAATCTGCGCAGAATGCGATGTTAAAATTGATATTGATGAAGAAGGCCATGTATTTATTTTGGGTACTGATATGGACAATACCAGACGTGCACTGGAAGTTGTGGAAACCATTGCAAAAGACCCAGAAGTAGGCGCTATTTATAAAGGAAAAGTAACCCGTATTATGAACTTTGGTGCGTTTGTAGAAATCGCTCCAGGAAAAGAAGGATTGGTTCATATCTCTAAATTGGACTTTAACCGGGTAGAAAAAGTAACCGACGTAGTAAACGAAGGGGACGAAATTGTGGTAAAAGTTACCGAGATTGACGACCAGGGTAGAATTAACCTTTCCAGAAAAGACGCTATTGCTGAATTGCAGGCAAAACAAAAAGGCTAATATTGGATTGGCAGTAAAAGTGATTCATTGGTAAAGAAAAATTCATTATAACGGATTTTTTCACTGGTGAAGATTTAAAAAGCACTTTTTCAGTATTTTTTAAATGATATAAGAAACAGTTGTTTTAGGAAGGCAGGTGTTGCCGTTCTTGTAAAACAGCTGTTTCTTTTTTATGAAAATTTTTCTGGTACAAATGATAGAACACAGTTATCCTATGATTTTTTATATCAAAAAACTGAAAAAATTATATATTATGATTGGTGGATATGAGTGAATGATGGATAACATACATCGTATCTAAATAAAACGACAAAAAACATCCTTTTACTGTTTGCAAGAGGATGTTTTTCATTTTTTTGCCATATTTGAAATCATTTCTTTCGTTTAATATCATAGCTTCGTAAAGAATTCGTCATTTTTTCAGTAGTAGCTTTGTAAGTATTTTCAAGTATACTAAAACCACACCATACAATAGGGAAGGAGAGATGGTATGCTAGAATTAAAACATATTAAAAAGGAATACCGTTCAAAAAAGGGTGGAAATACGCTCGCTGTCAATGATATCTCATTGGTGTTTGAAAATACAGGCATGACGTTTTTGCTTGGAAAAAGCGGGAGTGGAAAATCCACGTTATTAAATATTATCGGTGGGTTGGATCGATACGATTCCGGAGAAATTACTATTTTAGGGAAAAGCAGCTCTAATTTTACCAAAGAAGATTTTGATTCTTATCGGAATACCTATGTTGGATTCATTTTCCAAGAGTTTCATGTATTAGAAGATTATACGGTATATGAAAATATCATACTGGCTCTACAGTTACAAAAGAAAGAAGTAGACCACCAAAAAATACAAAGTTTACTTTCAAAATTAGAGTTATCAGAATTAAAAGACCGCAAAATCAATGAGCTTTCTGGCGGACAAAAGCAACGGGTGGCAATTGCAAGGGCGTTGATTAAAGACCCTAAAATTATTTTAGCGGATGAGCCAACTGGTAACTTAGATAGTAAAACCAGCCGGCAGGTATTGGATTTATTAAAGCAGATCAGCAAAGAAAAATTAGTTATTATTGTATCCCATGATGAAGAGTCAGCTCAGGAATATGCGGACCGTATTATTGAGATTAGGGATGGAGCGGTCATTCGAGATACCAAGGAAATCACTGAGGTTCCGCAAATATCAGAAAAATTTCAGCTAATCCGTTCTAAACTGCCAACAAAGGAGAGTTTTCGGTTAGGGGTTGGCAGTTTAAAACATAAGAAAATCCGCTTGTGCGCTACTATATTTTTAACTGCCTGCGCCCTGTTCTTTTTGGGAATGTCTGATACCATGGCATCCTTCCAAATGGCAAAAGCACATGCTAAATTAATGGTAGAGAATGAGAAAAACTTGGTTTCTATTCAACATATCGATCCATCTTCTACTAGTTGGTATTCTATCAATCTGCCTTGGCAGCAAAAGGACATTGATGCTGTGAAAGATCAAATCCCAGAATTTATTTCCAGCTATCGCATTTCTTTAGACCAGACAGAACTACAATATACCTCTCTGGGAATTAACCAGCCAACCAATTCTATGGAAGATAACTATTATACGGTTGGTGCCTATACACAAATGCAAGTGGTTCCTTTACCAGAAAACCAAACTTGGATTAAGGAAAATGTGATTGGTCATCTACCGCAAAATGAAGATGAAATTGTAATTTCCAATTATGTGTCTAGTATCATCCAAAAATATGGAATACAGCCTTATACAGAAAATGAGTTGGACTTAACAGATGTTTATTACCCTGCAAACGACCAAGAATTAGTGGAAAAAGGGTTATATATCAACTTTAATGGCATAAAAAAAGTAAAGATTGTCGGCGTAATTCAATATGATTTAAGTAAATATGAAGCAATCAAAAAAACGATAGACAAAACAACCTATTTATTATATAGCGACTTATCTTCTGAGGTTAAAGCCACCTATAACCGTATTTATGTGGCAGAAGATTTCTTCCAATATCTTAATATTCCAGATACTCCAATGGTAAATATGAATTATATTTATGATCTTTCCCTTGAAGATGGTACGGGGTTGTATGCGAATATTAACTATTCAAACAAGCCACTCACTT
This is a stretch of genomic DNA from Clostridium facile. It encodes these proteins:
- a CDS encoding ABC transporter ATP-binding protein/permease is translated as MLELKHIKKEYRSKKGGNTLAVNDISLVFENTGMTFLLGKSGSGKSTLLNIIGGLDRYDSGEITILGKSSSNFTKEDFDSYRNTYVGFIFQEFHVLEDYTVYENIILALQLQKKEVDHQKIQSLLSKLELSELKDRKINELSGGQKQRVAIARALIKDPKIILADEPTGNLDSKTSRQVLDLLKQISKEKLVIIVSHDEESAQEYADRIIEIRDGAVIRDTKEITEVPQISEKFQLIRSKLPTKESFRLGVGSLKHKKIRLCATIFLTACALFFLGMSDTMASFQMAKAHAKLMVENEKNLVSIQHIDPSSTSWYSINLPWQQKDIDAVKDQIPEFISSYRISLDQTELQYTSLGINQPTNSMEDNYYTVGAYTQMQVVPLPENQTWIKENVIGHLPQNEDEIVISNYVSSIIQKYGIQPYTENELDLTDVYYPANDQELVEKGLYINFNGIKKVKIVGVIQYDLSKYEAIKKTIDKTTYLLYSDLSSEVKATYNRIYVAEDFFQYLNIPDTPMVNMNYIYDLSLEDGTGLYANINYSNKPLTYFDGTNYQTIDKLNDHQILLSPEDIAMLYSDNSYEAALEEYLSKQPEDADLEAMEKSYFEHFVSQYRQLIGEKVRFCVKGMNDKNLTEEKELEIIGVVPLDKQNGRIYTYVSEQNVEQFKTYPIERNELLFHCSDQKELQQLFTEFAPGGEYQATTVYSSDLVNMNEFFNLAKKVAFYISLVFAVFALILITNFIFSSIAYRKKEIGILRALGARGMDVFKIFMWEGFFLALISGILASIGTGVVCAVLNPMIINTIGIGLTPLMFGIRQIGLIFVIVFVITIIASLLPIRKISKMKPIDAILKR
- a CDS encoding polyribonucleotide nucleotidyltransferase, whose product is MLNNHRTFTTTFAGRELVIETGKTSELANGSCWVKYGETVVMANVTMSAAPREGVDFFPLSVDYEEKLYSVGKIPGSFLKRESRPSENAILTSRVIDRPIRPLFPKDMRNDVCVVATVLASDIDNSPEITAMIAVSTALSISDIPWNGPVASISVGLIDGEIVLNPNVEQRAKTDLNLTVAGSKEKIVMIEAGANEIDEKTMLNAICTGHEEIKKMVDFIDGIRQEVGKPKIEFESKEVPHELFEAIKDMAIEDVKYALDTDNKLVRDERLQPIVERVHEKFDELYPDDIPVIDECLYKLQKHVVRTWLLEEQKRVDGRGMDEIRPLAAEVDLLPRVHGSGMFTRGQTQVLSIATLGPMSDEQRLDGIDEVTSKRYMHQYNFPSYSVGETKPSRGPGRREIGHGALAERALLPVIPSVEEFPYAIRVVSEVLSSNGSTSQASICGSTLALMAAGVPIKAPVAGISCGLITREDGSFMTMVDIQGLEDFFGDMDFKVGGTHKGITAIQVDIKVDGLTPEIIAEAFEKTRKARLYILDEIMLKAIPAPRETVSKYAPKMLQTTIDVDKIRDVIGTGGKVIQKICAECDVKIDIDEEGHVFILGTDMDNTRRALEVVETIAKDPEVGAIYKGKVTRIMNFGAFVEIAPGKEGLVHISKLDFNRVEKVTDVVNEGDEIVVKVTEIDDQGRINLSRKDAIAELQAKQKG